The DNA window TCAGAACGACGGTTTCTATATCCTTTTCAATCGGTCCGATTAACTTCACCATCTGATTGACCAGCGACGCTGACAGAGCGCTGCGGTCGCCTTGTTGCAAGACGGAGCGTCCTTCAGATGATGGTGCGTAGGGTTGATACATGGTTAAAACAGAGCCCATCGTGTCAGGATTGTACTTGTGTTGTTCCATGTAAGGTGTTTCGGCAACGACGACGTCTGCAAAGGAGAAAGGCGGCGCAACGAAATTGTCATAGGCACCATTGAATTTCTTCTTTCGCATCAAGATATTAGCGACCAGATAGGAGCCATATTTAAATCCGAGCAAATCAGCTTTCACCGCATCCGGAATATTATGCAGGATACGTGCTGCCACCAGGGGTGGGGCGGTGATGATCACGTGTCTGCAAGCGACCTTGTGCAGTTTTTGATCCGCTCCTGAATAGATCACATAGGACTTGCCATTTGAGCCAATTTCAACTGACCAGACAAATCCTTGAACGCAACGTTCCCCTTTGATTTTGGATGCAATTGCCCGGGCAAGCGCTTGATTTCCTCCGGGGAATACATAGGTCGGTAAAACCAGATCTTCGAGCGAGGCAATTGCGGACAATGCGCTCACTACATCAACCCCTCCGCAGAGTGATGCCTTCAGGTATGAATCGATCAGAGAAACGAATGCAGGCGAACCGCTTTTAATGTAATCTCGGAAAGGGGTCGAATCCAGTTTCTCAAGATTCCCTCCGGCCAGGGGCACTGGAATTCCGTTATGCAGTTCGTTCCAGATCGGTTTGCATTCCGCAAGCAATCCTTTCAGCTCCGAGTAGAACTTGTTCTTTCCTTCCAGTCCAACTGCCCAGGTATTTTCCCAACGCCAGGAGTTTTTCAGAGGCTGCAACTTTGCAGGCGTTAGTTTCAAGTCGGAAATCAATTCACCCATCAGCCCGTCGACGGTGCTTATGTACGCAGCTCCGTATGAATAGTCGACACCACGATAAGTGCTGCCACGAGATTGACCGCCAAGACTGTCGTACTGCTCGAGCAGCAAAAAATTATGATTTTGCAAATAATATGCGCTTGCCAGCCCGGACATGCCACCACCTACGATGACAAAATCTACTTCCTTCTCGGCGTTTTGTGGAAAATCTGGCAGCTCGTGATTTCTCAGCCTGTGCCCTATCGTGAAGTCGTCGCCCGTCCATGGTGCAATTTTGTAGCTGGGTTTGCCTGTCTGAAGCTCTTCTTTGGCCTTAGCCAGGTCCCATCGATTGCAGAGTCCGTAAGCCAGACTCAGGCCGCTGGCTGTTGTCAAATGGCGGGAGAGTGCTTGAAGAAATTGTCTTCGGGAAAATTTGAGGCTCGCCATTGGCTCCAGTTTTCTAGGTTCGAGATGAGATTGAACGCGCTTTGCATCTTCTTTTCCATTATATCCTCGTCGAATATGAGCCGCATAAAACCATCTTTGCGCCTGCATGGCCGTAGAATATGCAGCTATATCCGGTTTATGTCTACAACAGGTAGGAAAAGGGATGGAAGTAACATTGAAGGAAACTGAAAAGAAGTTCTCAGACAAAACTACCCACTTGGAAGAGCGCATCGCGCAAATTCGTAAGGGTGGTGCTCCCAAGTATCATCAGAAGCTGAAAGAAGACAAAAAGCTCTTCGTGCGGGAGCGGCTTCGTTTGCTTCTTGATCCCGGTTTTGAAATAGAAGATGCCGTCTTTGCCAACTGCAACGAGCCGGATCTTCCTGCCGATGGCGTTGTCACAGGCATCGGGCAAATAGAAGGTAAAACAGTATGCTTCATGGGCAATGACTCGACTGTCAAAGCTGGCTCGTGGGGATGGCGGACCGTCGAGAAGATCATTCGTATTCAGGAAACTGCGCAGAAACTGCGGGTGCCGATGATTTATCTCGTTGACTCCGCCGGTGCCAGAATCACTGACCAGATTGAGATGTTCCCGGGGCGTCGGGGCGCAGGCAAAATCTTCTACAACCAGGTGCAGATGTCAGGCTTCGTACCTCAAATCTGTCTTCTGTTTGGACCGTCTGCTGCAGGCGGAGCTTACATTCCGGCATTTTGCGACATCGTCATCATGAACGATGGCAATGCCTCGATGTATCTCGGTTCACCGCGCATGGCCGAGATGGTGATCGGCGAGAAAGTCACGCTTGAAGAAATGGGCGGTGCCAAAATGCATTGCTCGGTCAGTGGTTGTGGCGATGTCCTCGCTAAATCGGAAGAAGAGGCGATTCAGATGTGCAAAGACTACTTGCGCTTCATGCCATCGAACTGCGAACAGCCCGCACCACTATTGCCACCAGTCGACGCCGGCGGCATTGAGAAATCTATCGAACAGATCATTCCTGAAAAGGAGAACGTGCCGTTCGACATGTATCAAGTGATCGACAAGCTGGTCGATGCCGGTACGTTTTTCGAGATGAAGAAGTTGTTTGCAGGTGAATTGATCACCGGTTTTGCGCGGCTCGGTGGTCGCCCGGTCGGCATCCTTGCTAATCAACCTCGTGTGAAGGGCGGAGTACTTTTTGTTGACTCGGCTGACAAAGGCGCTCGCTTTATGATGCTTTGTGATGCTTTCAATATTCCGCTGTTATTCCTTGCCGATGTTCCAGGCTTCATGATTGGCACCAAAGTCGAGCGCGACGGTATCATTCGAGCTGGCGCCAAGATGATTTCAGCGATGTCGTCTGCCGATGTGCCTAAGATTTCGGTGGTAGTGCGAAAAGCGTATGGAGCCGGTTTGTATGCTATGTGTGGACCAGCATTCGAACCGGATGCTTGTCTGGCTCTGCCCACCGCTTGGATTGCGGTCATGGGACCAGAGGCTGCTGTGAATGCGGTCTACTACAACAAGATTATGGAATTGCCTGAATCTGAGCGCAATGCCTACATCGAAGAGAAACGCAATGAGTACAGAGAAGATGTAAACATCTACAAGCTGGCTGCTGAAATGGTTGTTGATGGCATGGTTGCTCCACACAACTTGCGCGGTGAATTGATCAATCGATTTAATGCATACGCCAGCAAACAAGTTACTGGATTCAAGAAAAAGCACGGCGTATTGCCTGTTTAGCGCGATACTCAACGAATGTTTTCTGGAGGATAAAAGAAGTGGATACTGTTTCCGAGAAATTAGTCGTCACCGCTGGTGATGGCGGTAAGTTCAATTGCCTGGTCGAAAAACCGGGGCAAAAAGCCACAGCAGCAGTGATCATAATTCAAGAGATTTTTGGTGTCACCAAATGGCTGAAAAGTGCCGCTGAGTGGTACGCCTCCAATGGTTATCTAGCCATTGTGCCCGACCTCTTCTGGCGTCTCGAACCCGGTTTGAATTTGAACGATAGAGATGAAGCCGACTTGAAAAAGGCATTCAAATACTATGGTGAATTCGATAAGGATAAGGGCATCGAAGATTTGAAGCATGTGCTGAAAGAAGTACGTGCCATGAAGGTCGGCGACGGCAAAGTCGGAATTAGCGGGTACTGCCTGGGCGGTTTAATGACCTATCTGATGGCAGCTCGCAGTGATGTTGACGCGTCTGTTGCTTATTATGGGGGCGGCATCGATGAGTTTCTCGGCGAAGCGCACAACATCAAAAAGCCAATTATGATGCACTTTGCTGAAGACGACGGATACATCACTAAGGACAAGCAAGACAAAATCAAGAACGCTTTTGCTTCGAATTCATCGGCGTCCATCTACACCTATCCGAACACCGATCATGCATTCTGCAGAGTTGGTGGACAGAACTACAATATGCAAGTTGCTGAGCTTGCTAATGGAAGGACGCTTGAATTTTTCAAGAAGAATCTGGCATAGTTCGAACTCAGCTATAGAATTGCGGACCTGGCATTGAGCCGGGTCCGTTTTTTCATATCGACGGTAATTCGCGCAACCATCTGGACATGAAGCTGGTTGCTGCATTGCCAGCTCTGCGAGCTTATTTTTGAATCAAAGTCGGCACCTTTTAAGGCGTGGTCTCGTCAGTGCCCAAAGAAACAAGCGGCAGGTGAACGCTCAGGTGCTCCTGCCATCATGGAGGTAAGAACATGTGGTCTGACGAACAAGTACAAGATGCTGTTGCGGTTCTGTGGAACGCTTCGGAACTTGGTCCAATTCAAAAAGTCAAAGCTACCGACGAGAAGGATGAGAAACGCGAAGACTACATCGTTGCCGGTGAAGTAACCTACACAGATCCGATCTATCTGAAGGCTTTTGAAAGTTTGCTGAGTGAAGGAAAACTAGCCGAGCAAGAATCTCAGTCTGAACAAGCCGACCGTAAATCGTATGGACGGTGCGAAAAATCTTGCAGCGAAACAAAGAAGCACTAGATTATTCAGCCGCCAGGGCCGGCCTCTCAAACTGTGCTTTGAGCAATCTTGCGTAGTGCTTGTCTGCATCGAGCAGCGATTGATGCGTTCCTGTCTCGACAATCTGACCGTCTTCCAGCACGACTATCTGGTCTGCATGGCGGACGGTCGAAAGTCGGTGAGCGATGACAATGACTGTTCTGCCTTCCATCAAGTGGTTGAGGGCTTTCTGTACCATTGCCTCGGATTCGTTATCCAGAGAGCTGGTTGCCTCGTCGAGAATCAGGATAGGCGCGTTCTTTAAGAAAGCTCTGGCAATGGCCAGACGCTGTTGTTGACCGCCGGAGAGTCTTACACCACGCTCACCGATCATCGTTTTGTATCCGTCTTTCAGCTCCAAAATAAAGTCGTGGCAGTACGCGGCTTTCGAAGCACTCTCGAGTTCTTCTTGAGTGGCGTCCAGTTTACCCAGACGAATATTCTCTTCGACGGTGGTGTTGAAGAGGAAATTGTCTTGCGTTACCAGAGCGATTTTCGATCGCAGCGAACGCAAAGAGATTTCCCTTATAGGAATTCCATCGATTGAAAGTTGACCTGAGGTTACGTCGAAGAAACGCGGCACCAGGTTTGCCATCGTGGATTTTCCTGAACCTGAAAGACCGACCAGTGCCACCATCATTCCGGGCGGGATCTCGAGATTGACGTTTTTGAGCACCATGTTTGAGTGTCCAGGATACTGGAAATATACATCTTCAAATTTGATGCGATGCATGCCGTCTTTGAGTTCGATCGCTTGTGGGGCATCGGTGAGATTAGATTCTGTGTCCAGTACTTCGAATACTCGCTGAGCAGCGGCGAGAGCTGGTTGGAGAATGCCGTTGATGCGACCGATGTTCTTTATCGGTGAATAGAGGAGCAGTAATGCGATTACAAATGAAGTGAGGGCTCCCAGTTCCATGTGCTTGTGCATGATCTGGTAACCGGCTACCCACATCACACTTGCTATTCCAAGTGCTCCGATCATCGCCAGAATCGGCGAAAGAACTGCCTCAGAGCGCACAGCTTTCATGGTGTTGCTCTGGAAACTTTGATTGGTGGCGAGAAATCTCGCAGTTTGAAAGTCTTCTAAATTGTAGGATTGTACAATCTTGGCGCCCTGAATCGACTCAGACAAAACGGAGACCAGGTCTCCAATTGCTTCTTGCCCGCCTCGCGAACTCTTGCGGATCTTCTTGCCGAAGATTGAGACCGGCACAACAATCAGAGAAAGAATTCCAAGTGCGATAATGCTGAGCATCCAACTTTGCAAGATCAGCACCGTGGCCAGCGAGATGACTGTGATCGTTCTGCTGATCATTGACTGAAAAGTTTGCGAGATTGCATTTTCAATCAAACCAATATCGTTGGTCATGCGACCGATCATTATCCCGGATGACTGGCTCTGGAAAAAGAGCAACGGCTGTTTTTCCAGGTGGCAGAACATTTCATTGCGCAGATCACGAATTGCCGACGAGCCGACCAGACGGATTGTGTATGCTTCGATGAATCTGAAAATTCCCTGACACGCCACCACCCCGAGTACCACGAGCGGCACGTAGTAGATTAGATGTCGGTCTGAACCCATGAAAACGCGTTGAATGCCTTCACCGGCCAGCCAGGCGATGATGCCGTCCATGCTGCCGGAGGGAATAGCCGCTACCATTCCGATGAAGAAAGGCAGGCTGTACGGTTTGATATATTGCAGCAGGCGCCAGTAAATCTGAGCCTGTTTGGGCTCATCTAGCTGTTGTTTCTTGTCTTCGTTCTGCTGAATTAAGTTTTTCAAAAGTTCCGTTCCCTGGCGAACTAGATGACCGCGAGAATTTCTTCCACCAGACTGGCGGCGTAATCGCCCTGACCGAGCTGGTCACGCAACTGGAGCAGCTTTCGCGAAATTTCTGCTCTTAATGCCGGTACGTTCATCATGTCACCAGTGTATTTTACGAGTTGCTCTGCTCGACAATCTAGTTGAAGTAGTTCAGGCACGACACGTTCGCCCGCCAAAATGTTGGGCATACCGATGAAGTTGATCGTCTTAAGCAGCGAGTACAGCGCATATTCCCACCAGTCACCACGGTAGAAAATGAGCATTGGTTTGCCAAAAAGTGTAACTTCTAACGTTGTCGTTCCTGATTTAGCCCAAACCAAGTCTGAAGCGGATATCAGATTCAGGTTGTCTTCGTGAGCCACCAGGAATAGATTTTTCTCGAGTAAGTGGTCCATGCCGAATGCACTTATCTCAGCTATTGTTTTTGTGCGCAGTTTCTCGTTCGCCGCTGAATAGGCGAATTGGAATTCAGAATTCTCTTGTAAAAGCTCCTTGATTGCCTTGAGACTTATCGGCGCAAAAAAGCCGACTTCACGTTTCCTGCTGCCCGCGAAAACCCCGATGAGCGGTTTCTTCGGGTC is part of the Candidatus Melainabacteria bacterium genome and encodes:
- a CDS encoding FAD-dependent oxidoreductase, with product MRSSKWVVLSENFFSVSFNVTSIPFPTCCRHKPDIAAYSTAMQAQRWFYAAHIRRGYNGKEDAKRVQSHLEPRKLEPMASLKFSRRQFLQALSRHLTTASGLSLAYGLCNRWDLAKAKEELQTGKPSYKIAPWTGDDFTIGHRLRNHELPDFPQNAEKEVDFVIVGGGMSGLASAYYLQNHNFLLLEQYDSLGGQSRGSTYRGVDYSYGAAYISTVDGLMGELISDLKLTPAKLQPLKNSWRWENTWAVGLEGKNKFYSELKGLLAECKPIWNELHNGIPVPLAGGNLEKLDSTPFRDYIKSGSPAFVSLIDSYLKASLCGGVDVVSALSAIASLEDLVLPTYVFPGGNQALARAIASKIKGERCVQGFVWSVEIGSNGKSYVIYSGADQKLHKVACRHVIITAPPLVAARILHNIPDAVKADLLGFKYGSYLVANILMRKKKFNGAYDNFVAPPFSFADVVVAETPYMEQHKYNPDTMGSVLTMYQPYAPSSEGRSVLQQGDRSALSASLVNQMVKLIGPIEKDIETVVLSRWGHALAVTKPGFYARISKFNRTANSGYTLAHSSTQGIPCAESAIAAARLAANRALGKTARS
- a CDS encoding acyl-CoA carboxylase subunit beta, encoding MEVTLKETEKKFSDKTTHLEERIAQIRKGGAPKYHQKLKEDKKLFVRERLRLLLDPGFEIEDAVFANCNEPDLPADGVVTGIGQIEGKTVCFMGNDSTVKAGSWGWRTVEKIIRIQETAQKLRVPMIYLVDSAGARITDQIEMFPGRRGAGKIFYNQVQMSGFVPQICLLFGPSAAGGAYIPAFCDIVIMNDGNASMYLGSPRMAEMVIGEKVTLEEMGGAKMHCSVSGCGDVLAKSEEEAIQMCKDYLRFMPSNCEQPAPLLPPVDAGGIEKSIEQIIPEKENVPFDMYQVIDKLVDAGTFFEMKKLFAGELITGFARLGGRPVGILANQPRVKGGVLFVDSADKGARFMMLCDAFNIPLLFLADVPGFMIGTKVERDGIIRAGAKMISAMSSADVPKISVVVRKAYGAGLYAMCGPAFEPDACLALPTAWIAVMGPEAAVNAVYYNKIMELPESERNAYIEEKRNEYREDVNIYKLAAEMVVDGMVAPHNLRGELINRFNAYASKQVTGFKKKHGVLPV
- a CDS encoding dienelactone hydrolase family protein — protein: MRQQTSYWIQEKARRIACLARYSTNVFWRIKEVDTVSEKLVVTAGDGGKFNCLVEKPGQKATAAVIIIQEIFGVTKWLKSAAEWYASNGYLAIVPDLFWRLEPGLNLNDRDEADLKKAFKYYGEFDKDKGIEDLKHVLKEVRAMKVGDGKVGISGYCLGGLMTYLMAARSDVDASVAYYGGGIDEFLGEAHNIKKPIMMHFAEDDGYITKDKQDKIKNAFASNSSASIYTYPNTDHAFCRVGGQNYNMQVAELANGRTLEFFKKNLA
- a CDS encoding ATP-binding cassette domain-containing protein, which codes for MKNLIQQNEDKKQQLDEPKQAQIYWRLLQYIKPYSLPFFIGMVAAIPSGSMDGIIAWLAGEGIQRVFMGSDRHLIYYVPLVVLGVVACQGIFRFIEAYTIRLVGSSAIRDLRNEMFCHLEKQPLLFFQSQSSGIMIGRMTNDIGLIENAISQTFQSMISRTITVISLATVLILQSWMLSIIALGILSLIVVPVSIFGKKIRKSSRGGQEAIGDLVSVLSESIQGAKIVQSYNLEDFQTARFLATNQSFQSNTMKAVRSEAVLSPILAMIGALGIASVMWVAGYQIMHKHMELGALTSFVIALLLLYSPIKNIGRINGILQPALAAAQRVFEVLDTESNLTDAPQAIELKDGMHRIKFEDVYFQYPGHSNMVLKNVNLEIPPGMMVALVGLSGSGKSTMANLVPRFFDVTSGQLSIDGIPIREISLRSLRSKIALVTQDNFLFNTTVEENIRLGKLDATQEELESASKAAYCHDFILELKDGYKTMIGERGVRLSGGQQQRLAIARAFLKNAPILILDEATSSLDNESEAMVQKALNHLMEGRTVIVIAHRLSTVRHADQIVVLEDGQIVETGTHQSLLDADKHYARLLKAQFERPALAAE
- the lpxB gene encoding lipid-A-disaccharide synthase, encoding MDSRTPEEKRKSLFLMVGDPSADRNVARMIATLKQMSPELQLWGCGGSQMAAQGVEILHNCEEFTTIGVVEIVKRAKFFIDLEKQIVQSIIERKPDAILLVDFGTFNLKLATAIRKANLKMPILYFTSPQVWGSRPWRIKTIARTVTKMLVIFPFEVAIYKKNSVPVRFVGHPLLKNMPAREDMPTREDFCARYKIDPKKPLIGVFAGSRKREVGFFAPISLKAIKELLQENSEFQFAYSAANEKLRTKTIAEISAFGMDHLLEKNLFLVAHEDNLNLISASDLVWAKSGTTTLEVTLFGKPMLIFYRGDWWEYALYSLLKTINFIGMPNILAGERVVPELLQLDCRAEQLVKYTGDMMNVPALRAEISRKLLQLRDQLGQGDYAASLVEEILAVI